From a region of the Luteolibacter arcticus genome:
- a CDS encoding protein arginine kinase encodes MMRFTTLVKNPADWMTGEGADSSIVLTSRIRLARNLKGESFPGWAKKEERRQALEIMRPAVEALSCMKDAFSQELDDLTSVQKQVLVERHLISREHAARGEGSAAVIERRQSIALMLNEEDHLRMQAIRPGMSLRAAFESLSVIDDELEIALPLAFDHELGYLTTCPTNLGTGLRASAMLHLPALVLSDQIGQVLQAVNKIGLAVRGLYGEGTESLGNLFQISNQSTLGESEETILRRLERVISQVATHERNARDKLLEDDPAMVSDKIGRAYGVLRHAWIIDSKEALTHLSLLRLGGDLGFLPHDTVKTCDALLMDIQPAHLQLHSGRKLSPEERDSIRAEIVRGRLQSLEAPDIRSTRKKDASDPDPEIL; translated from the coding sequence ATGATGCGCTTTACCACTCTCGTCAAAAATCCCGCCGACTGGATGACCGGCGAGGGGGCTGATAGCTCCATCGTGTTGACGTCCCGCATCCGGCTTGCCCGCAATTTGAAGGGCGAGTCCTTTCCCGGCTGGGCGAAAAAGGAGGAGCGGCGTCAGGCTCTGGAAATCATGCGGCCGGCCGTCGAGGCGCTGTCGTGCATGAAGGACGCCTTTTCCCAGGAACTCGACGACCTGACCTCGGTCCAGAAGCAGGTGCTGGTCGAGCGCCACTTGATCAGCCGTGAGCACGCCGCCCGCGGCGAGGGCAGCGCGGCGGTGATCGAGCGGCGCCAGTCGATCGCGCTGATGCTGAATGAGGAGGACCACCTGCGGATGCAGGCGATCCGCCCGGGGATGTCGCTGCGCGCCGCGTTCGAGTCGCTGTCGGTGATCGACGATGAGCTGGAAATCGCGCTCCCACTGGCCTTTGACCACGAGCTGGGCTACCTGACCACCTGCCCGACGAATCTCGGCACCGGCCTGCGCGCCTCGGCGATGCTGCATCTGCCGGCGCTCGTCTTGAGCGACCAAATCGGCCAGGTGCTGCAGGCGGTGAACAAGATCGGCCTCGCGGTCCGCGGCTTGTACGGGGAAGGGACCGAGTCGCTCGGCAACCTGTTCCAGATCTCCAACCAGTCCACGCTGGGCGAGAGTGAAGAGACAATTTTACGCAGGCTGGAGCGCGTTATTTCCCAAGTTGCGACACATGAGCGCAATGCCCGCGACAAGCTGTTGGAGGATGACCCTGCCATGGTGAGCGATAAAATCGGTCGCGCCTACGGGGTTTTACGGCATGCATGGATCATCGACTCAAAGGAGGCTTTGACCCATCTTTCCTTGCTGCGCCTAGGCGGAGACCTCGGTTTCCTGCCCCACGACACGGTAAAAACCTGCGACGCGCTGCTGATGGACATCCAACCGGCACACCTCCAGCTACACAGCGGGCGGAAGCTTTCACCGGAAGAGCGCGACTCCATTCGAGCGGAAATCGTGCGCGGCCGGTTGCAAAGCCTCGAAGCCCCTGATATTCGTTCTACGAGAAAGAAGGACGCGTCCGACCCAGACCCTGAAATTTTATGA
- the folP gene encoding dihydropteroate synthase — MGILNVTPDSFSDGGTHAGVSAALDHARQMIAEGAEIIDIGGESTRPGAAEVAVAEEIARTAPVIAALRGEWDGLISIDTMKAGVAAAALEAGADIVNDVSGLTADPEMVRVCVAGGCGVVVMHMQGDPRTMQKAPRYDDVVTEVQAFFEERLAALTAAGMDAEAICFDPGIGFGKTVAHNLSLLRALPDLGIGGRPLLLGVSRKSFIGRVLGSEALADRSWPTVAITAWAREAGVMIHRVHEVLPNAQALRMTEAILHGGISDSPGESFVRTSV; from the coding sequence ATGGGCATCCTGAATGTCACGCCGGACTCCTTTTCCGACGGGGGGACGCACGCTGGTGTGAGCGCGGCCTTGGACCACGCGCGGCAGATGATCGCGGAAGGGGCGGAGATCATCGACATCGGCGGCGAATCGACCCGCCCCGGGGCGGCGGAGGTTGCCGTTGCGGAGGAAATCGCCCGGACGGCTCCGGTGATTGCGGCGCTGCGGGGGGAGTGGGACGGGCTGATTTCCATCGATACCATGAAGGCCGGGGTGGCCGCGGCGGCGCTGGAAGCGGGTGCGGACATCGTCAATGACGTGAGCGGCCTGACCGCCGATCCGGAAATGGTTCGTGTCTGTGTGGCAGGCGGCTGCGGGGTGGTGGTGATGCACATGCAGGGGGATCCGAGGACGATGCAAAAGGCCCCGCGTTACGATGACGTGGTGACCGAGGTGCAGGCATTTTTCGAGGAGCGCCTGGCCGCTCTGACGGCGGCGGGCATGGATGCGGAAGCGATCTGTTTCGACCCCGGGATCGGCTTCGGCAAGACGGTGGCGCACAATCTCTCGCTGCTGCGGGCTTTGCCGGACCTTGGAATCGGCGGCCGTCCGCTGCTGCTCGGGGTGTCGCGGAAATCCTTCATTGGCCGGGTGCTCGGCAGCGAAGCTCTGGCGGATCGTTCGTGGCCGACGGTCGCGATCACGGCTTGGGCACGCGAGGCGGGGGTGATGATCCACCGGGTCCACGAGGTCCTGCCGAATGCGCAGGCGCTCCGGATGACCGAGGCAATCCTGCACGGCGGAATTTCGGATTCTCCCGGTGAATCTTTTGTGAGAACATCCGTCTGA
- the cdaA gene encoding diadenylate cyclase CdaA: MAWDFVRDHWRDGIEILILAIAIYQIFRAFRATRGARILVGLVVILVAITLLLRLFEFEVITWLVTRAAILLVFAVPIIFQPELRNALAKLGSSRLFSFSNKSQLDFLEVFEDSVVALSKKRIGALFAIERDITLKPYEETGVMLNADFSPELSMTVFFPKSPLHDGGMVISNKKVTSAACVFPVSQRELADRSIGLRHRAAIGVTEESDCVAVAVSEETGAISICMDGHLERNLGEEKFRTRMAEIFLATDDNNEKGVSKEPDPKDRVAASGDRDLVSD; the protein is encoded by the coding sequence ATGGCGTGGGACTTTGTCAGGGATCATTGGCGCGACGGGATCGAAATTCTGATCCTGGCGATCGCCATCTATCAGATTTTCCGGGCGTTTCGGGCGACCCGGGGCGCCCGTATTCTGGTCGGCCTGGTGGTCATCCTGGTGGCGATCACGCTGTTGCTGCGGCTGTTCGAGTTCGAGGTGATCACGTGGTTGGTCACCCGCGCGGCAATCCTGCTCGTCTTCGCGGTGCCGATCATCTTCCAGCCGGAGCTACGCAACGCGCTGGCCAAGCTGGGTAGCAGCCGCCTGTTTTCGTTCTCAAACAAGAGCCAGCTCGATTTCCTGGAGGTCTTCGAGGACTCGGTAGTGGCGTTGTCGAAAAAGCGCATCGGGGCGCTGTTCGCGATCGAGCGCGACATCACGCTCAAGCCCTACGAGGAGACCGGCGTGATGCTGAATGCGGACTTCTCGCCGGAGCTGTCGATGACCGTGTTTTTCCCGAAGTCCCCGCTGCATGACGGGGGGATGGTCATTTCTAACAAGAAAGTGACCTCCGCCGCGTGTGTGTTTCCGGTCAGCCAGCGCGAGCTCGCCGACCGCTCGATCGGCCTGCGCCACCGCGCGGCGATCGGCGTGACCGAGGAAAGCGACTGCGTGGCCGTGGCCGTCAGTGAGGAGACGGGCGCGATATCCATCTGCATGGACGGCCACTTGGAGCGGAACCTGGGTGAAGAAAAATTCCGCACCCGGATGGCCGAAATCTTCCTCGCCACCGACGACAACAATGAAAAAGGCGTTTCGAAAGAACCTGATCCCAAAGATCGTGTCGCTGCTTCTGGCGACCGCGATCTGGTTTCTGATTAA
- a CDS encoding LamG domain-containing protein, whose amino-acid sequence MRTFHLAFLTLLCTPVIHASVIKPVSATSSIAGDAGSNVNWLLNDNPGQGAAGLQDSTGAALTLDTGDPFFKAGTTYSYRSGNGHEESWTRPTSSGNPVFVFDLTNGGDTAVGSLLLWQYGNHGGIGPTNGGNSTREFRVIFHTEAEGNVFDFTTETVDISGVMDPITGDNTIDNIAQAFFAGTALDARYAAIRIDSNYSGVGGIGGGDRFGLGEVRFATEASLDPKIQVPTAVSGESEGEPVTLQIPITNGGTTNNLNVTSVILGGQDGALCTVNSTLPIVVPPGQTVNLTVEFDPQGFNGPLSASLDLTTDDVMRPHAFVSLSLDVDGLAPEIEAPLSNSYGPVANGAAMQTFGVTVSNSGEEELTIADAFFLPGVINPELLDDFAVVHDFLNNGSLTVNSGDQLDLQFTFDPAGLKGGIYQATLRIVSDDFDEQALDLTILVEVTNVAGSALVAWWPMETNASDASGNGHHGADVGAVSYAAAGAGGVTGGAAMFNGSSRIDVPFDEALNPSSFTVVLWANPASASDFNAAITSRNDATPSGSGYILYNSSDADWEFWSGDGKPTGAIWDVSQAGGAEGDVVQGAWTHLAITYDHVAQTKIFYVNGTAVATDTGVEFGRNLLNDLHLAGGGNLGTDFMFEGMLDDVAIFREVLNPTQINAIRNTGVTGFTGLPQPADATFAITGVSVLGGNLVIGGVSGMVNGQPYHLESSVTLLSFDSIPGSTFMGGDPIPTVPMSGPRLFIRIAEGAAPPGQ is encoded by the coding sequence ATGAGAACCTTCCATCTCGCCTTCCTAACGCTTCTATGCACCCCGGTGATCCATGCGTCCGTGATCAAGCCGGTGAGCGCTACTTCCTCCATCGCCGGCGACGCCGGATCGAACGTCAATTGGTTGCTCAATGACAACCCCGGCCAAGGTGCCGCCGGATTGCAGGATTCAACCGGTGCCGCACTTACCCTCGATACCGGGGATCCCTTCTTCAAGGCTGGAACCACCTACTCCTACCGCTCGGGCAATGGACACGAGGAATCATGGACAAGGCCGACCTCCAGCGGAAACCCGGTCTTCGTCTTCGACCTCACCAATGGCGGCGATACTGCGGTCGGCTCGCTCCTCCTTTGGCAATACGGAAACCACGGCGGCATCGGTCCGACGAACGGCGGCAACAGCACCCGGGAATTCCGGGTCATCTTCCATACCGAGGCAGAGGGCAACGTCTTCGACTTCACGACCGAAACGGTTGACATCAGCGGGGTCATGGACCCCATCACTGGTGACAACACGATCGACAACATCGCCCAAGCGTTCTTTGCCGGTACGGCCCTTGATGCTCGATATGCAGCCATTCGGATCGATTCGAACTACTCCGGCGTCGGCGGCATAGGCGGCGGAGATCGCTTCGGCTTGGGCGAAGTCCGGTTCGCCACCGAGGCGAGCCTCGATCCGAAGATCCAGGTGCCCACCGCGGTATCGGGCGAATCCGAGGGAGAGCCGGTTACGCTGCAGATCCCGATCACCAATGGAGGCACCACGAACAACTTGAATGTGACCTCCGTGATCCTCGGCGGTCAGGACGGGGCCCTCTGCACAGTCAACAGCACCCTGCCCATCGTTGTGCCCCCGGGCCAGACGGTCAACCTGACGGTGGAGTTCGATCCCCAAGGATTTAACGGCCCCCTGAGCGCCTCGCTCGACCTAACGACCGACGATGTCATGCGGCCGCATGCGTTCGTCTCCCTTAGCCTGGATGTAGACGGACTCGCACCGGAGATCGAGGCTCCTTTGTCGAACAGCTACGGTCCTGTCGCCAACGGCGCGGCGATGCAGACCTTCGGGGTCACGGTGTCGAATAGCGGGGAAGAGGAGTTGACGATCGCCGACGCCTTCTTCCTGCCAGGAGTCATCAACCCCGAGCTGCTCGATGATTTCGCCGTGGTCCACGATTTCCTGAACAACGGGTCGCTCACGGTGAATTCCGGGGACCAGCTCGACCTCCAGTTCACCTTCGATCCTGCCGGGCTGAAAGGCGGCATCTATCAAGCGACGCTTCGCATCGTTTCCGACGACTTCGATGAGCAGGCACTCGACCTAACCATCCTGGTGGAAGTCACGAATGTCGCGGGCAGCGCGCTGGTCGCCTGGTGGCCGATGGAGACGAATGCAAGCGACGCCTCCGGCAACGGCCACCATGGCGCGGATGTGGGAGCGGTCAGCTACGCCGCAGCGGGGGCAGGCGGGGTCACGGGCGGCGCGGCCATGTTCAATGGTTCAAGCCGCATCGACGTGCCATTCGATGAGGCACTGAACCCGTCGAGCTTCACCGTCGTCCTGTGGGCGAATCCTGCTTCGGCCTCGGATTTCAATGCCGCGATCACCAGCCGCAATGACGCGACTCCTTCCGGCTCCGGATACATCCTCTACAACAGCAGCGATGCCGACTGGGAATTCTGGTCCGGCGACGGCAAGCCGACCGGCGCGATCTGGGATGTTTCCCAAGCCGGTGGTGCGGAGGGCGACGTGGTGCAGGGTGCTTGGACTCACTTGGCCATCACCTACGATCATGTTGCGCAAACGAAGATCTTCTACGTGAACGGGACAGCGGTGGCAACCGATACCGGTGTAGAGTTCGGTCGCAATCTCCTGAACGATCTCCATCTCGCCGGCGGCGGAAACCTGGGAACCGACTTCATGTTCGAGGGCATGCTCGATGACGTGGCGATCTTCCGGGAGGTCCTGAATCCCACGCAAATCAATGCCATTCGCAACACGGGGGTGACCGGGTTCACCGGATTGCCTCAACCGGCGGACGCAACATTCGCAATTACGGGGGTTTCCGTTCTCGGCGGCAATCTGGTCATCGGTGGCGTTTCCGGGATGGTGAACGGCCAACCCTATCATTTGGAAAGCTCCGTCACCCTCTTGTCATTCGACTCGATTCCAGGCAGTACTTTCATGGGAGGCGACCCGATTCCCACCGTTCCGATGTCCGGCCCACGCCTGTTTATCCGGATTGCTGAAGGGGCGGCTCCTCCTGGGCAATGA
- a CDS encoding ATP-dependent Clp protease ATP-binding subunit, whose amino-acid sequence MNNFTPRAQQVLALARKEADRFNHSYVGTEHLLLGLIKLGQGVAVNVLERMGLDLESVRMEVEKEVGTGTGQKISGSIPYTPRVKKVLALANKEAKALNHSYVGTEHILLGLLREGEGVAARVLRRMDVDIQRTRNEILAEIDPNFTPDDDDDDSDDEEDESFEDEGQEGGEEPEAEGKTKTPALRAFGRDLTKLAREHELDPVIGRESEIERVIQILCRRTKNNPVLIGEAGVGKTAIVEGLAQEISSGNVPEILRDKKVITLDLALMVAGTKYRGQFEERIKAVMDEIRKVKNVILFIDELHTIVGAGSAEGAMDASNIIKPALSRSELQVVGATTLNEYRKYIEKDAALERRFQQVKVEEPSVDDAIKIMQGLQEKYEAHHKAKFTPEAVEASVKLTARYLTGRYLPDKAIDVLDEAGARARIGTMTRPPEIKQLEADIEQVNREKIGAIGEQDFEKAASLRDKEKHIKKSLEETLKTWRSKSEETVVEVGDEDIMSVVSKWTGVPLRRMEEKEAEKLLKMESELEGRVIGQDEAVKAISKALRRSRADLKDPRRPIGSFLFLGPTGVGKTYLARNLAEFMFGDPDSLIQIDMSEYMEKFTSSRLIGSPPGYVGYEEGGQLSEAVRRRPYSVVLFDEIEKAHPDVMNLLLQILEEGMVTDSLGRKIDFRNTIIILTSNVGASSIKRQTTLGFGAMSADEGDFEGMKAKIMEESKRYFKPEFLNRLDDLVVFHMLEKKDLDKIVDLEIDKLVKRLREKDITIQLDASARDLLVKKGYDPDYGARPMRRAVERYLEDPLAEALLRGDVKPGDTAKVICPEEKEELVFETIGTKAEPDNAGV is encoded by the coding sequence ATGAATAACTTCACTCCCAGAGCTCAACAGGTCCTGGCCCTTGCCCGCAAGGAGGCCGACCGCTTCAACCACAGCTACGTGGGAACCGAGCATCTCCTGCTCGGCCTCATCAAGCTCGGTCAGGGAGTGGCGGTCAATGTGTTGGAGCGCATGGGACTCGACCTTGAAAGCGTGCGGATGGAGGTCGAAAAAGAGGTCGGCACCGGCACCGGCCAAAAGATCTCCGGCAGCATCCCCTACACGCCTCGCGTGAAGAAGGTGCTGGCGCTCGCCAACAAGGAAGCGAAGGCCCTCAACCACAGCTACGTGGGCACCGAGCACATCCTGCTCGGCCTGCTCCGCGAAGGCGAAGGCGTCGCCGCCCGCGTGCTGCGCCGCATGGACGTGGACATCCAGCGCACCCGCAACGAGATCCTCGCCGAGATCGACCCGAACTTCACGCCGGACGATGACGATGACGATTCCGACGACGAGGAAGACGAAAGCTTCGAAGACGAAGGACAGGAAGGTGGCGAAGAGCCCGAAGCCGAGGGCAAGACCAAGACCCCGGCGCTGCGCGCTTTCGGCCGCGACCTGACCAAGCTCGCCCGTGAGCACGAACTCGACCCGGTGATCGGCCGCGAGTCGGAGATCGAGCGCGTCATCCAGATCCTCTGCCGCCGCACCAAGAACAACCCGGTGCTGATCGGTGAAGCCGGTGTCGGCAAGACCGCGATCGTCGAGGGCCTCGCCCAGGAAATCTCCTCGGGCAACGTGCCGGAGATCCTCCGCGACAAGAAGGTCATTACCCTCGACCTCGCGCTGATGGTCGCCGGAACCAAGTACCGCGGCCAATTCGAGGAACGCATCAAGGCGGTGATGGACGAGATCCGCAAGGTGAAGAACGTCATCCTCTTCATCGACGAGCTGCACACCATCGTGGGTGCCGGCTCGGCTGAAGGGGCGATGGACGCTTCCAACATCATCAAGCCTGCGCTTTCCCGCTCCGAGCTGCAGGTGGTGGGTGCGACGACCCTCAACGAGTACCGCAAGTACATCGAGAAGGACGCCGCGCTCGAGCGCCGGTTCCAGCAAGTGAAGGTGGAAGAGCCCTCCGTGGACGACGCCATCAAGATCATGCAGGGCTTGCAGGAGAAGTACGAGGCGCACCACAAGGCGAAGTTCACGCCCGAAGCCGTCGAGGCCTCGGTGAAGCTCACCGCGCGCTATCTCACCGGCCGCTACCTGCCGGACAAGGCGATCGACGTGCTCGATGAAGCCGGTGCCCGCGCCCGTATCGGCACGATGACCCGGCCGCCGGAAATCAAGCAGCTCGAAGCGGACATCGAACAGGTGAACCGCGAGAAGATCGGCGCGATCGGCGAGCAGGATTTCGAAAAGGCCGCCTCACTGCGCGACAAGGAGAAGCACATCAAGAAGTCGCTCGAAGAAACGCTCAAGACCTGGCGCTCGAAGTCCGAGGAAACCGTCGTCGAAGTCGGTGACGAGGACATCATGTCGGTGGTCTCGAAGTGGACCGGTGTCCCGCTCCGCCGCATGGAGGAGAAAGAAGCCGAGAAGCTGCTCAAGATGGAGAGCGAACTGGAAGGTCGCGTGATCGGTCAGGACGAGGCGGTGAAAGCCATCTCGAAGGCCCTGCGCCGTTCGCGTGCCGACCTCAAGGATCCGCGCCGCCCGATCGGTTCGTTCCTGTTCCTCGGCCCCACCGGTGTCGGCAAGACCTACCTCGCCCGCAACCTCGCCGAGTTCATGTTCGGCGATCCGGACTCGCTCATCCAGATCGACATGTCGGAGTACATGGAGAAGTTCACCTCCAGCCGCCTGATCGGATCGCCTCCGGGCTACGTCGGCTACGAGGAAGGTGGCCAGCTTTCCGAAGCCGTCCGCCGCCGGCCTTACTCGGTGGTTCTCTTCGACGAAATCGAGAAGGCTCACCCGGACGTGATGAACCTGCTCCTCCAGATTCTGGAAGAGGGCATGGTCACCGACTCGCTGGGTCGCAAGATCGACTTCCGCAACACGATCATCATCCTCACCTCGAACGTCGGTGCTTCCAGCATCAAGCGCCAGACCACGCTGGGATTTGGCGCGATGTCGGCGGACGAAGGCGACTTCGAGGGCATGAAGGCGAAGATCATGGAGGAATCGAAGCGCTACTTCAAACCGGAGTTCCTCAACCGCCTCGATGACCTCGTGGTCTTCCACATGCTCGAAAAAAAGGACCTCGACAAGATCGTGGACCTGGAAATCGACAAGCTGGTAAAGCGCCTGCGCGAGAAGGACATCACCATCCAACTCGACGCCAGCGCCCGCGACCTGCTGGTCAAGAAGGGGTACGACCCCGACTACGGTGCGCGCCCGATGCGCCGTGCGGTGGAACGCTACCTCGAAGACCCGCTGGCCGAAGCCCTGCTCCGCGGCGACGTGAAGCCCGGCGATACCGCCAAGGTCATCTGCCCCGAAGAGAAGGAAGAGCTGGTGTTCGAAACCATCGGCACCAAGGCCGAGCCGGACAACGCCGGGGTCTGA
- a CDS encoding FecR family protein — protein MTSPDRELRRLIDAWHDGTITPEDALRLESRLTAEGPAREYLFDIAEIEAALPAAAARLMDPVIPIVPRRASRWQFAAVFVAGLFLGMMVWRAFTPAPAAPLSTASVTGVQMPAATITGMLGVAWESHAAGMPMSFSAAAAETGVETGLVELTFASGTRAVIEGPASFRVLGSNALNLSRGRLVADVPKGAEGFTVEYPDGTIVDLGTEFGVEVMAGGRSANFGVFRGEIEYHPRHGSGRKVLLRENHAVTAEDGEVVSVPFQLEKFTRRLPSREFAWQLSDSSRGEVLEYDVSHLIWHPGRYRAICKWMTGARGFAIAGAELLLDGKLVARDRHAGFAGVVPRTQANSYDLVVPDHAYHRGHWTLRVHGGLDSKPVASPDSSSGVVLLEDGLALSAAESDFTGTWEYMHDGKVFRRTFAPGGTASLTIDGEPYIGFETATWTAAEGYLHLDVPTGGSSRTDELHFLRDARTLVFVNLPYRDARRVDD, from the coding sequence ATGACTTCACCTGACCGCGAACTGCGTCGTCTGATTGATGCATGGCACGATGGGACGATCACCCCGGAAGATGCGCTCCGCTTGGAGAGCCGTCTGACCGCTGAAGGGCCCGCGCGCGAGTATCTCTTCGATATCGCCGAGATCGAGGCCGCGCTACCGGCGGCAGCGGCTCGTTTGATGGATCCCGTCATTCCGATAGTGCCCCGGCGGGCGTCTCGGTGGCAGTTCGCCGCGGTATTCGTCGCCGGCTTGTTCCTCGGCATGATGGTGTGGCGGGCCTTCACTCCGGCTCCCGCAGCACCGCTATCCACGGCATCAGTCACGGGGGTGCAGATGCCCGCCGCGACGATTACCGGCATGCTTGGTGTCGCCTGGGAAAGCCATGCGGCAGGCATGCCGATGAGCTTTTCGGCGGCAGCGGCCGAGACGGGTGTCGAAACAGGCCTGGTCGAGTTGACGTTTGCCAGCGGCACGCGCGCGGTGATCGAAGGGCCTGCTTCGTTTCGTGTTTTGGGGAGCAACGCTCTGAACCTCTCACGCGGTCGTCTCGTGGCAGATGTGCCCAAGGGTGCGGAGGGATTCACTGTGGAGTACCCGGACGGAACCATCGTCGATCTTGGTACTGAGTTCGGTGTTGAGGTGATGGCGGGCGGCCGCTCGGCGAACTTCGGGGTGTTCCGCGGTGAGATCGAATACCACCCGCGGCATGGTTCCGGCCGCAAGGTACTGCTTCGGGAGAATCACGCGGTCACGGCGGAAGATGGCGAAGTGGTCTCGGTGCCCTTCCAGTTGGAGAAATTCACACGCCGCCTGCCATCCCGCGAGTTCGCGTGGCAACTCAGCGATTCGTCGCGGGGTGAAGTCCTGGAATACGACGTGAGCCACCTCATCTGGCATCCGGGACGATACCGCGCCATCTGCAAGTGGATGACTGGCGCTCGCGGGTTTGCGATTGCAGGCGCGGAATTGTTGCTCGACGGCAAACTGGTGGCGCGCGATCGACACGCCGGATTTGCCGGGGTGGTCCCACGCACACAGGCCAACAGCTATGATCTGGTGGTGCCGGATCATGCGTATCACCGCGGTCACTGGACGCTGCGAGTGCATGGCGGATTGGATAGCAAGCCGGTGGCGTCACCCGATTCCTCAAGCGGCGTGGTATTATTGGAAGACGGTCTCGCCCTAAGCGCGGCGGAGTCGGATTTTACAGGCACCTGGGAATACATGCATGACGGCAAGGTCTTCCGGCGAACGTTTGCACCGGGCGGAACCGCTAGCCTGACGATCGACGGCGAACCTTACATCGGATTCGAAACTGCCACTTGGACGGCAGCCGAGGGCTACCTGCATCTCGATGTCCCGACTGGAGGAAGCTCACGAACGGATGAACTGCACTTCTTGCGCGATGCCCGGACGCTGGTTTTCGTCAACCTTCCCTATCGGGACGCCCGCCGGGTGGATGATTGA
- a CDS encoding sigma-70 family RNA polymerase sigma factor gives MSANLVPEPGMPSSPAAEFDALLADAQPRLKGYVASLLGAWSDVDDLVQETNLVLLHKRDEFVAGTNFIAWAFRVAFFKATSWRRIRQREGRVMLGETAFQMVAAHAEVRFGQGDPLVDALEDCLKGLSPEERRLVTEKYVERRSLAQQATRLECSANSLHKSISRIRLVLRLCINRKLSRQDP, from the coding sequence ATGTCCGCGAACCTCGTGCCTGAACCTGGCATGCCTTCATCGCCTGCCGCAGAGTTTGATGCCTTGCTGGCGGACGCCCAGCCTCGGCTCAAGGGATACGTCGCGTCCCTGCTGGGCGCTTGGTCGGATGTCGATGATCTGGTGCAAGAGACCAATCTGGTTCTGCTGCACAAGCGCGATGAGTTCGTTGCAGGCACCAATTTCATCGCTTGGGCGTTTCGCGTCGCCTTCTTCAAGGCGACCTCATGGCGGCGCATCCGCCAGCGCGAAGGCCGGGTGATGCTTGGCGAGACCGCTTTCCAGATGGTCGCCGCGCACGCCGAGGTACGCTTTGGGCAGGGCGATCCGCTCGTCGATGCGCTTGAGGACTGTCTCAAAGGCTTGTCGCCCGAGGAACGCCGCTTGGTAACCGAAAAGTATGTCGAACGCCGTTCGCTGGCCCAGCAGGCAACCCGGCTTGAATGCAGCGCGAATTCCCTGCACAAGTCGATCTCGCGCATCCGTTTGGTTCTGCGCCTCTGCATTAACCGCAAACTTAGCCGTCAAGATCCATGA
- a CDS encoding discoidin domain-containing protein — protein sequence MKSASPLAIALLFAAASPALAATTLITPTTITYTNLPNQEENGLGGSLNNETNIINGSGLSGSLDIANYTTITHASVSLSAPGNAWATVDIAPGGGDYFADGGAAPTFTIDLGSIFSVDAFVIWGYHFGGNSGNHPKTFDLEFSDNGGSSYYTSLTGLTVPNGGAANAADTIAFNPTSANFVRLTITDNYFGTHAGGDRVGIAEIRFLGTPEVPEPSALLLGGLGLIGLLRRGR from the coding sequence ATGAAGAGCGCCTCTCCACTTGCCATCGCCTTGCTATTCGCAGCCGCCAGCCCGGCTCTCGCGGCCACCACCTTAATCACTCCAACCACGATCACCTATACCAACCTCCCGAATCAGGAGGAGAACGGTCTTGGTGGCTCATTGAACAACGAAACCAACATCATCAATGGCTCCGGTCTGAGCGGTTCTCTCGATATTGCGAACTACACCACCATTACCCACGCTTCCGTTTCCCTGAGCGCTCCAGGAAATGCATGGGCGACCGTGGATATCGCTCCCGGTGGCGGCGACTACTTTGCCGATGGTGGTGCAGCACCGACCTTCACTATCGATCTTGGATCCATCTTCAGCGTCGATGCCTTCGTGATCTGGGGCTATCACTTCGGAGGCAACAGCGGGAACCATCCGAAGACCTTTGATCTCGAATTCTCGGACAACGGTGGCAGCTCTTACTACACGTCGCTGACCGGCCTCACGGTTCCCAATGGAGGTGCCGCCAATGCGGCCGATACCATCGCCTTCAACCCGACCTCGGCGAACTTCGTACGCCTGACCATTACCGACAACTACTTCGGCACCCACGCTGGAGGTGACCGGGTAGGAATCGCGGAGATCCGCTTTCTCGGAACTCCTGAGGTACCGGAACCCTCCGCTCTCTTGCTGGGTGGGCTCGGTCTGATCGGCCTGCTGCGCCGCGGCCGATGA